Proteins encoded together in one Telopea speciosissima isolate NSW1024214 ecotype Mountain lineage chromosome 4, Tspe_v1, whole genome shotgun sequence window:
- the LOC122657631 gene encoding 50S ribosomal protein L18-like — MFKHALGNLWIKRASLSNMEKVVPLLYLWRRSVHSGQVNSAPRSFFGVEDFLDDDNSRPYTYKKEKKTKNPHKHISFKQRTVAYMEPFTLDVFISKRFVSASLTHRVTSKQVAVAGTNSKDIKAVLQSRSDIPACLAVGRILADRAREADVYTASYTPRERDKFEGKIRAVVQSLIDNGIDIKVFLD, encoded by the exons ATGTTTAAGCATGCATTGGGAAATTTGTGGATCAAAAGGGCTTCTCTGTCCAACATGGAGAAAGTTGTTCCACTTTTATATCTGTGGAGGCGCAGCGTCCACAGTGGACAG GTTAATTCTGCACCAAGAAGCTTCTTTGGAGTGGAAGATTTCCTCGATGATGATAACAGCCGCCCATACAcatacaaaaaggaaaagaagacaaagaatCCACACAAACACATATCTTTCAAGCAACGGACCGTAGCATACATGGAACCTTTTACACTTGATGTTTTCATCTCCAAGCGCTTTGTTTCAGCATCGCTTACACACAGGGTGACAAGTAAGCAGGTAGCAGTTGCTGGCACAAACTCTAAAGACATCAAGGCTGTTCTCCAGTCTCGATCAGACATACCTGCATGTTTGGCTGTTGGCCGAATCTTAGCTGATAGGGCAAGAGAAGCTGATGTCTACACTGCCTCTTATACTCCAAGGGAAAGGGACAAGTTTGAGGGGAAGATCAGGGCAGTGGTTCAGTCTCTCATAGACAATGGAATTGATATTAAAGTCTTTCTTGATTGA